TGGCTACAGCCTGTTCTACAGTTAAAATGGGTGGTTCTAGATTTTCCGTGTCATAATCTACTACTGCAAGATCTGCTGCTTGATCTGCAAGTTTTTGTGAATCTGCAAGCTAGGAAAATCATTTGATAAACACGATTTGGAAAAATTGTTGCTATGATCCATCAAAATTGATGTCTAATACATCTTCATGACATAACAGTCAAGTGGATGTTGCTAACATGAGGTGATGGATAAGGAAGTTACCACAAACGCAAGACGGTCTCCGGCAAACAGAGCAAGATCCTCAGCAAACAATGGATCAGGACCAAACATAAAATCGGCACCAATGTTCTCCCCACGTTTTGGTATGTCTCTAAAAGAAATAAGTCCAGTGACGCCATCTGGGAGTGATGTACAGTTGAATTTAATACCCTTTACCCTTGCGTAAGGCTTTGTGCTATACACAAATGATCCATGTAGACAATTTCTGGGGGAGGgaatgtcatccacataaacagCCTCACCTAAACAAGTTGTAAGTGGAAAATTTGTTAGCTTATTAGGTTCTGTCAGCcaagtcaaaaaaaaaatatttgaaacaGAACGCAGCAAAACAATACAAACTCTTAGCCTTATTCAACtatttgtgaagaaaaattacaagaaattttACAGTCTTATCTTGCAAGCAGACACATAGATCATCTTATTGACAACAAatcatttaataaaatttagggGTTTGGAGGTTGTGGGTAGGGGCtgatgccaacctagttgggatgagTCTTGCCTCTCAACCTTCTTGCTCTCTgcctttacttaaaaaaaaatcttattgaCAACAAAagttatataaattcaaaatCAAAGATGGGGAAACTTTGAGAACATAGACCTCAACAAGACGAGATAAGATTCTATTACAGCCATTCTATTAGATGAAAGAAAGAGAGTAGTTTCtgtatcttaaaaaaaaaaatactgacCAGATGCTTGAAGAGAAGCTCCAGATTTTGTAATTGGCTCACCCACAGGACGATACTCTTTGTTTAATTGAATCACTTGCTTGGATGATGACAGCAAAGTGGGGAATTTAACACGATCCAGCTTGTcacatttttcttttgatttaatGTACTCAAACAATGAAATACCACCATGATAACTCTCCGGAGAACTAATATACGTTAATGGCCCAAGAAAGTCAAAAAGAAAAGCAACAGTCAAGCTTGATCTATATGAAGCATTTGGTGTTCCATCTTCAGGTACCACAGTTGATTTAACTAATGTAATAGCCTCGTAGAGGACAGAAAATGTCAACAACttaccatttaaaaaaaattcagttgTCCTTGCTCTAATTGCATGTTTGGTTCCAAAAGCACCAAAAGCCAACTGACAGCTATTTAACACAATTCCACCAGATGAGTTTGAGAAGGAAACATCAGCCAAGAAAGAAGCATTCAGATAAGCCAAAGCATTTCCAAGGGGGCGAGGTGCAGCTCGATATGTTTCAAATAACAACTTACTATTTCTATCAGGCATTGATCTCCAATTTGGGATTTTAACATTTAAGAGTACACTTTTTGAATTCAGAGGAGGCCTTTCCAGGAATTCCTCCAAGGTAACTGCTTCACACATACTACGGGTTTTTATGGTAACAAATGAACCAGCTCCAAGTAGTATAGTAGCAATATCTGAAGGAAATTGTTTCCTTTGTGCCATCACCAAGTTCCCCCCAATACTCCCTACATTTCTGACAAATTTGGTAGCAATTTTCTCCATATGGGCTGCAAGTTTTTTGAACACTATATTACTTTCTGAAATCATTTCCTCTTTATTTTCTTCCGTCAAAGCTTCAATAACTTTAGAAATAGTCACTGCAGCCCCAATCTCAATACCTGTTTGATATTTTTGAATAGCTGATAGCTCAGGAACATACCTGAGATCTATGTACTTGTCATAGTGCTCCTGGTCCTTATAATAACCCACACTAGTGTTCCCAACCACTAGTTTTATTTGTACTCCGTTGTCCATGCTTAATAGGTCTTCTAGCTCCTTAATGCTAGAAGGTTGGTGCCAAGAGAACTTTTCTGAATCGAGATGCAGGGAAGACATGATTTCCGATTTCAGAAATTCAGGAAAAGTGCAAATCTCATCGTTATTATACTGAGGTAACTTCCTTGACTTGACTTCCTTTGCTTCTCCCTTTTTCCAAAAAGAATTAAATCCTAAATCTTCCATATCAATGTCAGATGCGAAACTTTTGCAGGCATCAGCAATGGGTCGATATCCTGTACAACGACAAAGATTTCCTGCAATAGATTTTTCAGCTTCAGCAGCTGTCAGCTTGGAAAATCCTGGAGAAGGCTCTGGTCGATCAGTCTTTTCAGCATTAACAAGGGCTCCAAAGAATGACATGCACATTCCAGGAGTACAAAAACCACATTGAGAAGCATGAAAACCAGCAAATCTTTGGTGAATTGGGTGGAACCCTTTTTTAGTATTACCAAGACCCTCACTTGTTGTAATTGAACATCCATTTACACTGCAAAGCAGTGTGAGACAAGAACTTATTGTATAATCCTCAACTTTGTCGAGCAGTGGATCATATTTCGACAGCAAAACAACACAGGCACCACAACCACCTAaaatcttaaattaaaatttagttgAGATGCTAACCAATAAATTGAATGTTCAACTCTGAGCAGTTTAAAATCACTAAAGTAATCCAAAATTGACAGTAATTAATTAAACTCCTTGATCTCCAACAAAAAAACTCAAAACCAAAAGACATGATGCCTTCCAACATACTGATTTCAGAACTAGACGCATTAAAACAATAgtttttcatttaattttatatgtGGATAAAGAACAATAGATATTCTTTTACTGGGAGAAGACTGCATTAATCACCTTCAACTTGCAACAAGAAATGaacaatataaaaattaaaacagaATGGAACTGCACAACTCAAGATGAATATATACAAGAGAGAGTACCTTCACCGCAACCGAGCTTGACGCTTTTGAAACAAGTTTGGTTGCGCACGAATTCGAGCACAGTAGTAGAAGGATCAATGCCGCAGACCTCAAATCTCTCGCCATTGACAGCGAAAACCAGAGAAGCGGTCTTTCCTCTTCCTTCTTCCATTTCAAACGATATCGAGTAATGGAGAATTGCTGAAAAGGAATCATGATTTTCGAATGCCCACCGATCGTATATAAGATAATGCAGGAACGAGGAGAAACTTTCCTTCTCCTTGTCAAAGCTCGCAATCAAATCGATTTCAGTGTTCCTTTCAATCAGGTGCTGCGTTAGATACGTATGTACAAATTCATAAACTCAGcaaaaaattcataaaattcaAAGATCTTAAAACTTTGCAAACACTATGAGGTTTCTTATTATAGCTATGAGCATTTATTTCTCATAAATGTTTTTCTCGCAATCTCATTCTGAATATCATTACGTTTGGGATTTCATCAAATTTCTTTGTTCTAAAGTTTCATGTGCCTACGTATATGTTATAACTAAGGTGGTTTGGAAATATTTAAGTGAAGAATGATGACTCCCAATTAAACGAAAAATCTATATCAATTTAAGTTTTATTAGTTAAAactttgatttttttgtaaattaaaaAATCTAAGATTACCATAAGTTTCTCCATCTCCCGTGTGATAAATTGGGCAAATTATTAAAAGTAaccggttctccatgtcaaatggagcacattccatacatattttgactcGTGTAATACGGAcctacatatattataagagaccccactaatttaattattacgtggggtcacactacacgtgtccaaatgtaaATTGGGAGCCTTCCAAGTGACATGGAATACCGGATgcttagggggtgtttgggtGCTCCTTTTCGTGCTTCTATTTGCCTTTTCAGTtcgaaatggagagttttaggtgtttggttagtgatattcatgtttgccttttacacttgaaaagtagtattaggtatttggttagtgatctcttgtttgctttttacacctgaaaagcagccttttacaaaagcagataatctctgctttttggaaaagcagttttttccaacagcaaacagcaaaccgtaacagcaaatagCAACTAGCAACAGCAAGCAACAACcacaaacagcaaaccgtaacagcaaacatcaaacaataggtaaaacaaacggacactTAATATAAAATCTCAATAAATTGTGATAAAACAATAATGGTAGACAATGATTGAAACTATTTTTGGCACATTAGCGAGAATACGCGTACGTGGaatctgctttttggaaaagcagctttttccaacagcaaacagcaacaaccAACAGCAATAGCaaatagcaaaccgtaacagcaaacagtaagtaaaacaaacgggcacTTAATATAAGATCTCAATAAAATGTGATAAAACAATAATGGTAGGCAATGATTGAAACTATTTTTGGCATATTAGCGAGAATACGCGTACGTGGAATCGACTCTATAGTCTTTTTCTTCAGTAATGACTTCATGTTATTTCAACGAGCCAGTAATAAAACTCTTATGGGAAACATACAACAACCACAAGACCGAACACAACTACTCGTAAAGGGAGAAATAACAAAAAACTACaaataaagaagaaattatCAAATCTACCATAGTAAATCAATTAAAAAACAACGCAAAGTAAAGAAGAAGGGCTAAAAGCCAGAATAAAAACTCAAAACCTGGATGAAGAAGAGTTTTTTTCAGTTAGGTTTTCAAGAGCCGTATTAACTGGCTTAAAGCGGGAGACCGTAACACCGCCTTTTTTCATCGGTATGTTTCAgctaaaaaattgaaaattggtATTAATTCTCTTATGGTGAATGGGGAAGTCACAAATAATTCTGAAGACATAAGAAACCATATTATTAGATTTCATTCTGATCTCTTTCACTCCCGAGACAGACATGATGCTTCAATTGAGGTTATCAAGGATTATATTCCATCCTTAGTCTCGGGTAATGAAAATTCTTCCCTCACGGCTTGCCCCTCTAGTGACGAAATTAAGCGCACTGTGTTCACTATGGATCCATCCAGTGCGCCTGTACCTGATGGGTTTGGTGGAATATTCTATAAATCGTTCCGGGATGTGGTTTCCTCTGATGTTTGTGCTGTGGTAAAACAATTTTTCAACACAGGTTTTATGCATCCTGGTCTGAACTCCAATTTGTTGGTCCTCATTCCCAAAACTCCCGATACGAGTGTTATTGATCATTACCGACCCATCATTTTGGGTAATTTTGTTTTCAAGATAATTACTAAAATTCTTGCAGACATACTTGCTTCCATTGCTGCTAGAATCACCTCGAAAAATCAGTTTGGTTTCATCTGAAACCGTAACATACATCATTGTATTGCAACAGCCTCGGAGGGGGTTAACGTCCTAAATAAGCCTTGCTTCGGAGGTAACATGGCTCTTAAAATCGATGTTAAAAAATCTGTTGACACTATGGATTGGAATTTTATTCTAGGGGTGTTTGAAGCTTTCagattttctcttctttttcgtGACTggattttgaatattttttcctccgcaagaatttcaatcatgatCAATGGGAAGGCTCATAGTTATTTCTGTTGCTCTCGAGGGGTTAGCCAAGGAGACCCCCTCTCCCCGATCCTCTTTTGTTTAGCGGAAGACTTCCTGAGTAGGAAAATAGAGATGATGGTGGACTCTGGGATTTTAGAGCCTATGCGTTATGTCCGAAATGTGAATTTTCCTTGTCatttgctttatgcggatgatATTTTAATGTTCTGCAAAGCCACAATTCGGAACATAAGGGTTATTTCTGATATTTTCAATTCATATGGGGACATTTCAGGACAATTAGTTAATTGGTCCAAGTCTGAAGTTAGTTTCAGCGATAAAATCAGTGTGCGTGGGAGTGGAATTCTTGTCAACATTCTTGTGGTTAAGGTCGGGTCCTTACCTATCAATTACCTTGGAGTCCCTCTTTTCGCTGGTTCTCTAAGGAGTAGGTTTCTTAAGCCAATTGCTGATCGGCAACTTTCTAAATTTACTGCTTGGAAAAGGAAACTGCTCTCGATGGGAGGTCAAATTATGCTCGTCAATTCTGTGATTACTAGTTCATTTTTGCATTGTTTTGCTATTTACAGATGGCCTGCCGGTCTTCTCTCAAAAATAAACAGAGCTATGTGCAACTTCATTTGGACGGGTAATCCTGATACTAGGAAACTTATTACGGTCCCTTGGAAAATTTGTTGTAGGCCTAAAATTGAAGGAGGTCTTGGGATAAAAAATTTGCAGCGTTCTTAATCAAGTCATGCTTGGTAAAATTGTGTGGCATCTCATTACAAAATCGGATTTCCCCATTAATATCTTTACAAAACGTTTCCTTTTACCCTATTCCACCCCTCGAATTACCGATTTGCTCTTCAATCTGGAGTTCTGTTCGACACATTTATTCTTTGGTGAAAGATTGCATTTCTTGGTGGCTCGATTCACAGTCAGCTTTGAGTTTTTGGTATGGGGACTGGATTCGCCCTTCAATAGCGCAACGTCTTCATCTTCCTGAAAACGATGTGGCTCTGGCGGACATTCTTGTTTCGCATTTTTTCATCAACTCGAATTGGGCTCACCTTCCTTTCTCGGATTCCGCTCTACTGGATGACATCAAGGATATTAAAATCGAGTCTCATAAGGAAGATGTTCCTTATTGGACCGGCTGCTCAAGCAGGAAATTCACGGTTAAAGCTTTTTATCTCTCGCTCTCATTGCCTCATGCTATTGTGGATTGGCATAAATTTATCTGGAACCATTTTCTTCCTCCTTCCCGTTCACTGATATGTTGGTGAGCCCTTTTCAATCGCCTGCCTACACAGGATCATCTGCAGGCTCGTGGCATCACGATGGTCTCTCGCTGCCTTATTTGCTTAAATGCTTCAGAAACTTTATTTTATATCATGTTAGATTGTCAATTTGCAATCACCATTTGGAAGGCAATTTCAAACTTTTTTGGTTGTCGAGTTTATTATCAACATTCTTTGTTGCGATTAGTCTCCAAAGCAATGGAACATAATTTCAGACCTCAGACTGGTGCCTTATGGACATCAGCGATTGTTTCTGCTATTTGGCTTATTTGGTATACTAGGAATGATGCTATTTTCAACGGTGTGACTCCTAATATCTCTTTAGTGCTCCGAAAACTCTGGAACTTTATCATAGAAGTGGATTTAGTTTATATTGGAGCCTCTGGCACCTCTACGGTAAATCGTCATATTTTAGATCAGTTATTGTTACCTTGGCGCCCGCCTCGTGCACCATCTGTTATTATGGTTCGTTGGAGTGCACTATCCTttgactggattaaagtaaataCTGACGGGTCGGCTACTGGTGCTCCAGGCACTCAAGGAAGTGGGGGTATTTTTCGAAACTGTTAAGGTTTTCCTCTTGGTATGTTCTCTTTTTCGATCTCCTCCTCTTTTGTGTTTCTTGTTGAACTGCGTGTAGCCATTTTTGCGATTAATCAGGCCTGGGATAGAGGTTGGCACAAACTTTGGTTGGAATCCGATTCAACCTTTGTTGTGGAACTGTTTAAGTCAAAATCTAATGCCGTTCCCTAGGAAATCTGTCATGACTGGTTGGCATGTCTTCACCTCATTTCACAGATGCTTGTCACGGTCTCACACATTTATAGGGAAGGTAATCGAGTCGCTGGCGCTCTTGCTCATCACGGTCTCACTGATGATCATTTAGTATGGTGGGACATTTGTGTAATCTTTGTGTCAGATGACATTTTAGGCCTCCCTCAGTATAGGTTTATTT
The window above is part of the Euphorbia lathyris chromosome 3, ddEupLath1.1, whole genome shotgun sequence genome. Proteins encoded here:
- the LOC136223264 gene encoding abscisic-aldehyde oxidase-like isoform X3; translation: MEEGRGKTASLVFAVNGERFEVCGIDPSTTVLEFVRNQTCFKSVKLGCGEGFSKLTAAEAEKSIAGNLCRCTGYRPIADACKSFASDIDMEDLGFNSFWKKGEAKEVKSRKLPQYNNDEICTFPEFLKSEIMSSLHLDSEKFSWHQPSSIKELEDLLSMDNGVQIKLVVGNTSVGYYKDQEHYDKYIDLRYVPELSAIQKYQTGIEIGAAVTISKVIEALTEENKEEMISESNIVFKKLAAHMEKIATKFVRNVGSIGGNLVMAQRKQFPSDIATILLGAGSFVTIKTRSMCEAVTLEEFLERPPLNSKSVLLNVKIPNWRSMPDRNSKLLFETYRAAPRPLGNALAYLNASFLADVSFSNSSGGIVLNSCQLAFGAFGTKHAIRARTTEFFLNGKLLTFSVLYEAITLVKSTVVPEDGTPNASYRSSLTVAFLFDFLGPLTYISSPESYHGGISLFEYIKSKEKCDKLDRVKFPTLLSSSKQVIQLNKEYRPVGEPITKSGASLQASGEAVYVDDIPSPRNCLHGSFVYSTKPYARVKGIKFNCTSLPDGVTGLISFRDIPKRGENIGADFMFGPDPLFAEDLALFAGDRLAFVLADSQKLADQAADLAVVDYDTENLEPPILTVEQAVARSSFFEIVPYMYPKQVGDVSRGMLEAEHKIVSAEIKLGSQYYFCMENQTALAVPDEDNCIVVYSSNQCPEYAHVVIARCLGVPQNNVRVVTRRVGGGYGGKFMKAMPVATACALSAYKLQRPVRTYLNRKTDMIIAGGRHPMEITYSVGFKSNGKITALQLDILLNAGITIDASPIIPGNIVSSLSKYDWGALSFEIKLCKTNLSSKSFMRAPGEVQGSYITEAIIENVASTLSVDVDYVRTINLHTYDSLKSFYHDSAGDPLEYTLTSIWDKLAASSSFDQRTETIKEFNSCSVWKKRGISRIPIIFKVSLRPTPGKVSILNDGSIVVEVGGIELGQGLWTKVKQTAAFALSSIKCVGAGELLDKIRVIQNDTLSLSQGGFTAGSTTSESSCEAVRLSCNVLVERLMPLRERMQVQMGSVGWDMLIRQAFTEAVHLSSNSHFVPVSTLSQNYLNYGAAVSEVEIDILTGQTTILRCDILYDCGQSLNPAVDLGQIEGSFVQGIGFFMFEEYTTDQDGLIEQEGTWSYKIPSLDTIPKQFNVEILNSGHHQYRVLSSKASGEPPLLSAASVHCATRAAIREARKQLHSWGFLDSCYSTFQVGVPATMPVVKELCGFDIVERYLEWKMATL
- the LOC136223264 gene encoding indole-3-acetaldehyde oxidase-like isoform X2 — its product is MARDLRSAALILLLLCSNSCATKLVSKASSSVAVKILGGCGACVVLLSKYDPLLDKVEDYTISSCLTLLCSVNGCSITTSEGLGNTKKGFHPIHQRFAGFHASQCGFCTPGMCMSFFGALVNAEKTDRPEPSPGFSKLTAAEAEKSIAGNLCRCTGYRPIADACKSFASDIDMEDLGFNSFWKKGEAKEVKSRKLPQYNNDEICTFPEFLKSEIMSSLHLDSEKFSWHQPSSIKELEDLLSMDNGVQIKLVVGNTSVGYYKDQEHYDKYIDLRYVPELSAIQKYQTGIEIGAAVTISKVIEALTEENKEEMISESNIVFKKLAAHMEKIATKFVRNVGSIGGNLVMAQRKQFPSDIATILLGAGSFVTIKTRSMCEAVTLEEFLERPPLNSKSVLLNVKIPNWRSMPDRNSKLLFETYRAAPRPLGNALAYLNASFLADVSFSNSSGGIVLNSCQLAFGAFGTKHAIRARTTEFFLNGKLLTFSVLYEAITLVKSTVVPEDGTPNASYRSSLTVAFLFDFLGPLTYISSPESYHGGISLFEYIKSKEKCDKLDRVKFPTLLSSSKQVIQLNKEYRPVGEPITKSGASLQASGEAVYVDDIPSPRNCLHGSFVYSTKPYARVKGIKFNCTSLPDGVTGLISFRDIPKRGENIGADFMFGPDPLFAEDLALFAGDRLAFVLADSQKLADQAADLAVVDYDTENLEPPILTVEQAVARSSFFEIVPYMYPKQVGDVSRGMLEAEHKIVSAEIKLGSQYYFCMENQTALAVPDEDNCIVVYSSNQCPEYAHVVIARCLGVPQNNVRVVTRRVGGGYGGKFMKAMPVATACALSAYKLQRPVRTYLNRKTDMIIAGGRHPMEITYSVGFKSNGKITALQLDILLNAGITIDASPIIPGNIVSSLSKYDWGALSFEIKLCKTNLSSKSFMRAPGEVQGSYITEAIIENVASTLSVDVDYVRTINLHTYDSLKSFYHDSAGDPLEYTLTSIWDKLAASSSFDQRTETIKEFNSCSVWKKRGISRIPIIFKVSLRPTPGKVSILNDGSIVVEVGGIELGQGLWTKVKQTAAFALSSIKCVGAGELLDKIRVIQNDTLSLSQGGFTAGSTTSESSCEAVRLSCNVLVERLMPLRERMQVQMGSVGWDMLIRQAFTEAVHLSSNSHFVPVSTLSQNYLNYGAAVSEVEIDILTGQTTILRCDILYDCGQSLNPAVDLGQIEGSFVQGIGFFMFEEYTTDQDGLIEQEGTWSYKIPSLDTIPKQFNVEILNSGHHQYRVLSSKASGEPPLLSAASVHCATRAAIREARKQLHSWGFLDSCYSTFQVGVPATMPVVKELCGFDIVERYLEWKMATL
- the LOC136223264 gene encoding indole-3-acetaldehyde oxidase-like isoform X1, whose translation is MEEGRGKTASLVFAVNGERFEVCGIDPSTTVLEFVRNQTCFKSVKLGCGEGGCGACVVLLSKYDPLLDKVEDYTISSCLTLLCSVNGCSITTSEGLGNTKKGFHPIHQRFAGFHASQCGFCTPGMCMSFFGALVNAEKTDRPEPSPGFSKLTAAEAEKSIAGNLCRCTGYRPIADACKSFASDIDMEDLGFNSFWKKGEAKEVKSRKLPQYNNDEICTFPEFLKSEIMSSLHLDSEKFSWHQPSSIKELEDLLSMDNGVQIKLVVGNTSVGYYKDQEHYDKYIDLRYVPELSAIQKYQTGIEIGAAVTISKVIEALTEENKEEMISESNIVFKKLAAHMEKIATKFVRNVGSIGGNLVMAQRKQFPSDIATILLGAGSFVTIKTRSMCEAVTLEEFLERPPLNSKSVLLNVKIPNWRSMPDRNSKLLFETYRAAPRPLGNALAYLNASFLADVSFSNSSGGIVLNSCQLAFGAFGTKHAIRARTTEFFLNGKLLTFSVLYEAITLVKSTVVPEDGTPNASYRSSLTVAFLFDFLGPLTYISSPESYHGGISLFEYIKSKEKCDKLDRVKFPTLLSSSKQVIQLNKEYRPVGEPITKSGASLQASGEAVYVDDIPSPRNCLHGSFVYSTKPYARVKGIKFNCTSLPDGVTGLISFRDIPKRGENIGADFMFGPDPLFAEDLALFAGDRLAFVLADSQKLADQAADLAVVDYDTENLEPPILTVEQAVARSSFFEIVPYMYPKQVGDVSRGMLEAEHKIVSAEIKLGSQYYFCMENQTALAVPDEDNCIVVYSSNQCPEYAHVVIARCLGVPQNNVRVVTRRVGGGYGGKFMKAMPVATACALSAYKLQRPVRTYLNRKTDMIIAGGRHPMEITYSVGFKSNGKITALQLDILLNAGITIDASPIIPGNIVSSLSKYDWGALSFEIKLCKTNLSSKSFMRAPGEVQGSYITEAIIENVASTLSVDVDYVRTINLHTYDSLKSFYHDSAGDPLEYTLTSIWDKLAASSSFDQRTETIKEFNSCSVWKKRGISRIPIIFKVSLRPTPGKVSILNDGSIVVEVGGIELGQGLWTKVKQTAAFALSSIKCVGAGELLDKIRVIQNDTLSLSQGGFTAGSTTSESSCEAVRLSCNVLVERLMPLRERMQVQMGSVGWDMLIRQAFTEAVHLSSNSHFVPVSTLSQNYLNYGAAVSEVEIDILTGQTTILRCDILYDCGQSLNPAVDLGQIEGSFVQGIGFFMFEEYTTDQDGLIEQEGTWSYKIPSLDTIPKQFNVEILNSGHHQYRVLSSKASGEPPLLSAASVHCATRAAIREARKQLHSWGFLDSCYSTFQVGVPATMPVVKELCGFDIVERYLEWKMATL